One Pyxicephalus adspersus chromosome 3, UCB_Pads_2.0, whole genome shotgun sequence genomic window carries:
- the LOC140326030 gene encoding relaxin-3-like: protein MALLRGTVLFVAGMLMLVAALPGELRVQRSPVSGTEYGVKLCGREFIRAVIFTCGGSRWKRLPVETPEEEQKQSVILRRDNLQDSTNREVNQLMLQALLENNLEQPHKLDFQLQQQQLLKDPLIAYDDFKDHIPASEDFSEYMHQVGDTDRKSQRESQNSGTLSSKWFPWTTFSRTRREMSIGVAGICCKWGCTKAEISTLC from the exons ATGGCTCTCCTGAGAGGCACCGTGCTATTCGTGGCTGGTATGCTGATGCTTGTTGCCGCTCTGCCCGGTGAGCTGAGGGTACAGAGAAGCCCCGTGAGCGGCACGGAGTACGGGGTGAAGCTGTGCGGACGAGAGTTTATCCGTGCTGTCATCTTTACGTGCGGGGGGTCCCGCTGGAAGCGGTTGCCTGTGGAAACCCCTGAGGAAGAGCAGAAGCAGTCCGTTATCCTGAGGAGAG ATAACTTGCAGGATTCTACTAACAGAGAAGTAAACCAGTTGATGTTGCAGGCACTTTTAGAAAATAACCTTGAACAGCCTCATAAGCTTGATTTCCAATTACAACAGCAACAGTTATTGAAAGATCCCCTTATCGCCTATGATGATTTCAAAGACCACATACCCGCATCTGAGGATTTTAGTGAGTACATGCATCAAGTGGGAGATACAGACAGAAAAAGTCAGCGTGAATCTCAGAACAGCGGTACTCTATCTTCAAAATGGTTCCCCTGGACAACATTCTCTAGGACAAGAAGAGAAATGTCTATTGGAGTGGCAGGCATTTGTTGCAAATGGGGCTGCACAAAAGCCGAAATCAGTACCTTGTGCTAA